The Nitrospira sp. genome has a segment encoding these proteins:
- the rpoD gene encoding RNA polymerase sigma factor RpoD, translated as MSKQELLGEVKKLISIGKEKGFLTYDELNSTLPAEVVSSDQFGSIMAMFGEMDIEIVEATEGERISKRGDGEGGEEGEDVESDAEDDNDKAIDLTPGALSRTDDPVRLYLKEMGSVALLSREGEIEIAKRIEEGKFDIASVIYGMPMTIEFVLALRDQLKNGKIDVREIVPVQETEEDFEEDQQPVERDYEELRVKTLDALNSVRKVSLALKALAEKGKHLGNDPAKHKKFKKQFEAVRQQVVNKIESVNLHGVLKERMVQRVRDLAVQIRMAEREAVSCQRRIGVGGEAGAELLRKMCRSRQDFLAVKRKTGVSEEALLEIRKVYQAAKARVRQLEAEEALVPAEEIKDAVKHLDVAEEKVKRGKAELVEANLRLVVSIAKKYTNRGLQFLDLIQEGNIGLMKAVDKFEYKRGYKFSTYATWWIRQAITRAIADQARTIRIPVHMIETINKLIRTSRHLVQKLGREPLPEEIAERMDLPLDKVRKILKIAREPISLETPIGEEEDSHLGDFIEDKKAVSPLEAAIRYDLQRQINSALETLTPREEKVLRKRFGIGEATDHTLEEVGQDFEVTRERIRQIEAKALRKLRHPSRSKKLRSFVESL; from the coding sequence ATGTCGAAACAAGAGTTATTGGGCGAGGTGAAGAAGCTGATCTCCATCGGGAAGGAAAAAGGCTTCCTGACATACGACGAGCTCAACAGCACCTTGCCGGCTGAAGTGGTCTCGTCCGATCAGTTCGGCAGCATCATGGCGATGTTCGGAGAAATGGACATCGAGATCGTTGAAGCGACGGAGGGAGAACGGATTTCAAAACGAGGCGATGGTGAAGGTGGTGAAGAGGGCGAGGATGTGGAGTCGGACGCGGAGGACGACAACGATAAGGCGATCGATTTGACGCCGGGCGCTTTGAGTCGAACCGACGATCCCGTGCGGCTCTATCTCAAGGAAATGGGGAGTGTTGCGCTTCTGAGCCGAGAGGGTGAAATCGAGATCGCCAAACGGATTGAAGAGGGGAAATTCGATATCGCCTCGGTGATCTATGGGATGCCGATGACGATCGAGTTTGTCTTGGCGCTCCGGGATCAACTCAAGAACGGGAAAATCGATGTTCGCGAGATCGTTCCGGTTCAAGAGACGGAAGAGGATTTCGAAGAGGACCAGCAACCGGTCGAGCGTGACTACGAAGAGCTCCGAGTCAAGACCCTCGACGCGTTGAATTCGGTACGGAAAGTCTCGCTTGCGCTCAAGGCGTTGGCGGAGAAGGGCAAGCATCTCGGGAATGACCCGGCGAAACACAAAAAGTTCAAGAAACAGTTTGAAGCCGTTCGTCAGCAGGTGGTGAACAAGATCGAATCAGTCAACCTGCATGGGGTGTTGAAGGAGCGGATGGTGCAGCGTGTCCGCGATCTTGCCGTCCAAATCCGTATGGCCGAACGGGAAGCGGTCAGCTGTCAACGGCGTATTGGCGTCGGCGGCGAGGCCGGAGCTGAATTGTTGAGAAAGATGTGCCGGAGCCGTCAGGACTTCCTGGCTGTCAAGCGGAAGACCGGAGTCTCCGAGGAGGCCTTGCTTGAGATTCGCAAGGTGTATCAAGCCGCCAAGGCGCGAGTTCGCCAACTGGAAGCCGAAGAAGCGCTGGTACCAGCCGAAGAAATTAAGGATGCGGTCAAGCATCTCGATGTGGCGGAGGAGAAAGTCAAACGTGGGAAGGCGGAGCTGGTCGAAGCAAATCTACGGCTCGTCGTCAGCATCGCCAAGAAGTATACGAACCGCGGTCTTCAATTTCTCGATTTGATCCAAGAAGGCAATATCGGCCTCATGAAGGCGGTGGACAAATTTGAATATAAGCGCGGGTATAAGTTCAGCACCTACGCCACATGGTGGATTCGGCAGGCGATTACCAGGGCCATCGCTGATCAAGCGCGTACGATCCGGATCCCGGTGCATATGATTGAAACGATCAACAAATTGATCCGCACGTCCAGGCATCTTGTGCAGAAGTTGGGACGAGAACCGTTACCGGAAGAAATCGCCGAACGGATGGATTTGCCGTTGGATAAAGTCCGGAAGATCCTCAAAATCGCTCGTGAGCCCATTTCGCTCGAAACACCGATCGGAGAAGAAGAAGACAGTCATCTGGGCGATTTCATCGAGGACAAGAAGGCAGTGTCGCCGTTGGAGGCGGCCATTCGCTACGACTTGCAGCGGCAGATCAACAGCGCGTTGGAAACCCTGACGCCGCGTGAGGAGAAGGTCTTGCGTAAGCGGTTTGGCATCGGGGAAGCGACCGACCACACGTTGGAAGAAGTTGGTCAGGACTTTGAAGTGACTCGTGAACGCATCAGGCAGATTGAAGCCAAAGCCCTCAGGAAGTTGCGACATCCGAGCCGTAGTAAGAAGTTGCGGAGCTTTGTCGAAAGTTTGTAG
- the rnhC gene encoding ribonuclease HIII, with the protein MTTQHSRIAIERIGIDESGKGDYFGPLVIAAVFVDATTQGELRLMEVRDSKTLSDGRILEMAPDIKTICPHSIITIGPQKYNELYEKIKNLNRLLAWGHAKALETLLERGITCEQAISDQFGDKRLILNALQEKGRKVTLEQRPKAESDLAVAAASILARAEFLIRLKRLSSEVGTALPKGASPTVELAAKMIVKKHGQERLGQVAKLHFKTTKAVLAPLL; encoded by the coding sequence ATGACCACACAACATTCACGAATCGCCATTGAGCGCATCGGTATCGACGAATCGGGAAAAGGCGATTACTTCGGCCCACTCGTCATTGCTGCGGTATTTGTGGATGCGACGACGCAAGGAGAGTTGCGACTGATGGAGGTGCGTGACAGCAAAACGCTCTCCGACGGCCGTATACTGGAGATGGCACCCGACATCAAAACCATCTGCCCGCACAGCATTATCACCATCGGACCGCAGAAGTACAACGAGCTCTACGAGAAGATCAAGAATCTGAATCGCCTGCTCGCCTGGGGCCATGCCAAAGCGCTAGAAACTCTGCTGGAACGAGGTATCACCTGTGAGCAGGCGATCTCTGATCAATTCGGAGACAAGCGGCTGATCCTCAATGCCCTCCAAGAAAAGGGACGGAAAGTTACGCTGGAACAACGCCCGAAAGCGGAGTCGGACTTGGCCGTTGCCGCTGCGTCCATACTCGCCCGGGCGGAGTTTCTCATCCGTCTCAAGCGTCTCTCCAGTGAAGTGGGAACCGCCCTCCCCAAAGGCGCCTCACCGACCGTTGAACTGGCTGCAAAGATGATCGTAAAAAAACACGGACAGGAACGCTTAGGACAGGTGGCGAAGTTGCACTTCAAAACCACGAAAGCGGTGCTGGCACCCCTACTCTAG
- a CDS encoding M48 family metalloprotease — protein sequence MNMRAQRFTRAVTICCLIAGGIGLAGCETNPYTGRRQLLMTSVGQEMQMGAQAYNQVRNDPKMRPSQDPREIEPVKRVATRIVEAAKRSKYAEMAQQFQWEVTVIKDDKTANAFALPGGKMAVYTGIFPMAKTEAGLAAVMGHEVVHALARHGAERMSQGQAANIGMQVIGAAIGIGSKNPALGQAAMGALGVGAQVGVLLPFSRKHESEADYIGILLAADAGYDPRESVALWERMAQSGGGGQPEFMSTHPSHDTRIEQLKEWMPEAMEIYQKRAPMLAAPLPEIGGR from the coding sequence ATGAATATGCGGGCTCAGCGATTCACCCGTGCCGTGACGATATGCTGTTTGATTGCAGGAGGGATTGGTTTAGCAGGGTGTGAGACCAACCCCTACACGGGTCGGCGGCAGCTGTTGATGACGTCGGTTGGCCAAGAGATGCAAATGGGAGCGCAGGCGTACAATCAAGTTAGGAATGACCCAAAGATGAGGCCGTCACAAGATCCCCGTGAGATCGAGCCGGTGAAACGGGTGGCGACTCGTATTGTTGAAGCGGCGAAACGGTCGAAGTACGCGGAGATGGCGCAACAATTTCAGTGGGAAGTGACTGTGATCAAAGACGACAAGACGGCTAACGCCTTTGCTCTGCCTGGTGGGAAAATGGCGGTGTACACGGGCATTTTCCCCATGGCCAAAACAGAGGCCGGGTTGGCGGCAGTCATGGGCCATGAAGTGGTGCATGCGCTGGCTCGCCATGGGGCTGAGCGGATGAGTCAGGGGCAAGCAGCGAATATTGGCATGCAGGTCATCGGGGCGGCCATTGGGATTGGGAGTAAGAATCCGGCACTCGGTCAGGCGGCGATGGGAGCACTGGGTGTCGGTGCACAAGTGGGTGTGTTGCTGCCCTTCAGTCGGAAACATGAATCCGAAGCGGATTATATTGGAATCCTATTGGCCGCCGATGCCGGGTATGATCCCCGTGAGTCGGTGGCGCTTTGGGAGCGAATGGCTCAGTCAGGTGGTGGGGGACAACCAGAGTTCATGTCTACCCATCCCAGCCACGATACGAGAATTGAGCAATTGAAAGAGTGGATGCCTGAGGCGATGGAGATCTATCAGAAGCGAGCACCCATGCTGGCTGCTCCACTACCGGAAATCGGCGGCAGGTAA
- the ilvB gene encoding biosynthetic-type acetolactate synthase large subunit, with protein MKLTGSEIFIECLKREGVKTIFALPGGVVLKIFDTLHQQKDVEVILTRHEQGAGHMAEGYAKATGKAGVCLVTSGPGMTNVITALADAYMDSVPVVCFSGQVPTSLIGNDAFQEADNIGLSRPCTKYNFLVKDVNDLAATIKEAFYIATTGRPGPVLVDIPKDVSLNVAEFVYPKSVSIRGYNPTVEGNKWQIKQAAEAIMRAKKPILYVGGGVVFSGASQELLELAEMTQIPVDMTLMGLGAFPGEHPLSLGMLGMHGTYQANMAMHYSDLVIAIGARFDDRVTGKVSEFCPHAKVIHVDIDPTSIRKNIHVDIPIVGDCKTVLRELNQILRATVNGEQKDLRKPWWGQIREWQQAHPLTYHQEKDGPIKPQQVVKRLYELTKDRDPIVATDVGQHQMWAAQYFKLANPNRWLTSGGLGTMGFGFPAAMGAQAAFRDRLVLCIAGDGSIQMNMQEMATAVVSKLPVKIIILNNGFHGMVRQWQDLFYNGRYASSYLDTTPDFVKLADAYGAVGLRVKKIADLDAVLKEALATDKPVIVDVPTYPYENCYPMIPAGGCNHEMILEDPPELKQKQSGGAKATPEDKDTVLTA; from the coding sequence ATGAAACTCACCGGTTCTGAAATCTTCATCGAATGCCTGAAACGGGAAGGGGTGAAAACCATCTTTGCGCTTCCCGGAGGAGTCGTCTTGAAGATTTTTGATACGCTCCATCAGCAGAAAGATGTTGAAGTGATTCTGACGCGCCATGAACAGGGCGCGGGCCATATGGCGGAGGGCTATGCCAAGGCGACGGGAAAGGCGGGCGTCTGTCTGGTCACCTCTGGCCCCGGGATGACCAACGTCATCACAGCGTTGGCGGATGCCTACATGGACTCGGTGCCGGTGGTCTGCTTTAGCGGGCAGGTTCCGACGAGCCTGATCGGGAATGATGCCTTTCAGGAAGCGGACAACATTGGGTTGAGTCGCCCCTGCACGAAATATAATTTTCTCGTCAAAGATGTGAATGATTTGGCAGCCACGATCAAGGAGGCCTTTTACATTGCCACGACCGGTCGTCCCGGTCCGGTGCTTGTCGATATTCCAAAGGATGTTTCTTTGAATGTGGCGGAGTTTGTCTATCCCAAGTCGGTCTCGATCCGCGGCTATAACCCAACGGTCGAAGGGAATAAGTGGCAGATCAAGCAGGCAGCCGAAGCCATCATGCGGGCTAAGAAGCCGATCCTCTATGTCGGCGGTGGTGTCGTCTTCTCCGGCGCATCGCAGGAGCTGCTTGAGTTGGCCGAGATGACGCAGATCCCGGTCGACATGACCTTGATGGGGCTCGGCGCGTTTCCGGGTGAACACCCGCTGTCTCTTGGGATGCTCGGGATGCATGGGACCTATCAAGCCAACATGGCCATGCATTATTCCGATCTCGTCATTGCGATCGGTGCGCGGTTCGATGATCGGGTGACGGGGAAGGTGTCGGAATTCTGTCCCCACGCAAAGGTGATTCATGTCGATATCGACCCGACGTCGATTCGCAAGAACATCCATGTCGATATCCCGATTGTTGGTGATTGCAAGACGGTGCTTCGTGAGCTGAATCAGATTCTTCGTGCGACGGTCAACGGTGAACAGAAAGATCTTCGGAAACCCTGGTGGGGTCAGATCAGAGAATGGCAGCAGGCTCATCCCTTGACCTATCACCAGGAGAAGGACGGGCCGATCAAGCCGCAGCAGGTGGTCAAGCGGCTGTATGAGTTGACGAAAGACCGGGATCCGATCGTCGCAACCGATGTCGGACAGCATCAAATGTGGGCGGCACAGTACTTCAAGTTGGCGAACCCCAATCGGTGGTTGACTTCAGGCGGGCTTGGCACAATGGGTTTTGGGTTTCCTGCTGCCATGGGGGCGCAGGCTGCCTTTCGCGATCGTTTGGTCCTCTGTATTGCCGGAGACGGCAGCATCCAGATGAACATGCAGGAAATGGCGACGGCGGTCGTGAGCAAGTTGCCGGTGAAGATTATCATCTTGAACAACGGCTTTCATGGCATGGTTCGGCAATGGCAAGACTTGTTCTATAACGGACGGTATGCGTCGAGTTATCTCGATACGACGCCGGATTTCGTCAAGCTGGCGGATGCCTACGGTGCGGTAGGATTGCGGGTCAAGAAGATTGCTGACCTCGATGCTGTTTTGAAAGAAGCGTTGGCAACGGACAAACCCGTCATTGTGGATGTCCCAACGTATCCCTATGAGAATTGCTATCCAATGATTCCTGCCGGTGGATGCAATCATGAGATGATTCTCGAAGATCCGCCTGAGTTGAAGCAGAAACAATCCGGCGGAGCCAAAGCGACGCCAGAAGATAAAGACACGGTGCTCACGGCGTAA
- the ilvN gene encoding acetolactate synthase small subunit has translation MEHIISVTVENKFGVLSRVAGLFSGRGFNIESLSVAPTLDPSMSQMTIVTSGDERIIEQIVKQLNKLIDVIKVVDLNETEFVSRETAIIKVHTKDVDRAEALRIVDIFRANVIDSTPTTYTIEVSGDPKKIEAIINLLQPLGIKELVRTGRVAVAREPVRPAVVQAKKVARE, from the coding sequence ATGGAACATATTATTTCAGTCACCGTTGAAAATAAGTTTGGAGTCTTATCACGGGTTGCCGGGTTGTTCAGCGGGAGGGGATTTAATATTGAGAGCTTGTCGGTGGCGCCGACGTTGGATCCTTCAATGTCCCAAATGACGATCGTGACCTCGGGAGACGAACGAATCATCGAGCAGATCGTGAAGCAACTGAACAAGCTGATCGATGTGATCAAGGTGGTCGATCTGAACGAAACGGAATTTGTCTCGCGGGAGACTGCGATTATCAAGGTCCATACGAAGGATGTGGATCGAGCCGAGGCGCTGCGGATCGTCGATATCTTTCGTGCGAACGTGATCGATTCGACACCGACGACCTATACGATCGAAGTCTCCGGAGACCCGAAGAAGATTGAAGCGATCATCAATTTGCTTCAGCCACTTGGGATTAAAGAATTAGTCCGCACCGGTCGGGTCGCCGTTGCGCGGGAGCCGGTTCGTCCGGCTGTCGTCCAGGCAAAAAAAGTTGCCCGCGAGTGA
- the ilvC gene encoding ketol-acid reductoisomerase: MNIYYDKDADLQQIRNKKVAVVGYGSQGHAHALNMKESGVTVVIGLREGASWKKAEQSGLKVMPVADAVKSSDVVMILAPDEAQAAIYRQDIAPNLKPGSYLAFGHGFNIHFGQIVPPASINVFMVAPKGPGHLVRSEYAKGSGVPCLLAIYQDPSGITKQVGLAYASAIGGGRAGVIETNFREETETDLFGEQAVLCGGLTSLIQAGYETLVEAGYSPEMAYFECLHEVKLIVDLIYQGGIANMRYSISTTAKYGDVTRGPRVVTEQTKQEMKKILDEIQTGRFAKEWVLENQANRPVYQALLAKGEAHPIEAVGAKLRGMMPWLKKDQLVDKTKN, encoded by the coding sequence ATGAACATCTATTACGATAAGGATGCTGATCTTCAACAGATTCGGAACAAAAAGGTGGCCGTGGTCGGCTACGGGAGTCAGGGCCATGCGCATGCCTTGAACATGAAGGAAAGCGGAGTCACTGTGGTGATTGGGTTGCGCGAGGGGGCGTCGTGGAAAAAAGCCGAGCAGAGTGGGCTGAAAGTCATGCCCGTTGCTGATGCCGTCAAGAGTTCCGATGTCGTGATGATTCTGGCGCCTGATGAAGCACAGGCGGCTATCTATCGGCAGGATATTGCTCCGAATCTCAAGCCAGGGTCCTATCTCGCATTTGGTCACGGCTTCAATATTCACTTTGGGCAGATCGTGCCGCCTGCCTCCATCAATGTCTTCATGGTGGCGCCCAAAGGGCCTGGGCACCTTGTTCGCTCGGAGTATGCGAAAGGCAGCGGTGTGCCCTGTCTTCTGGCGATCTACCAGGATCCCAGCGGTATCACGAAACAGGTTGGACTCGCCTATGCCAGTGCAATCGGGGGTGGTCGTGCCGGTGTCATTGAGACCAATTTTCGTGAAGAAACTGAGACCGATCTCTTCGGTGAGCAGGCCGTGTTGTGTGGTGGCCTCACCTCCTTGATTCAAGCGGGTTACGAGACGCTGGTTGAAGCGGGGTACTCACCAGAGATGGCCTACTTTGAGTGCCTGCACGAGGTGAAACTCATCGTCGATCTGATTTATCAGGGGGGTATTGCCAATATGCGCTACTCCATCAGTACGACGGCGAAGTACGGCGATGTGACCCGGGGCCCACGTGTGGTGACCGAACAAACCAAACAGGAGATGAAAAAGATTCTCGACGAGATTCAGACCGGGCGGTTCGCTAAGGAATGGGTGCTTGAGAACCAAGCCAATCGGCCGGTCTATCAGGCCTTGCTTGCGAAAGGGGAGGCGCATCCCATCGAAGCAGTCGGGGCCAAGTTGCGGGGAATGATGCCGTGGCTCAAAAAAGATCAGCTGGTCGATAAGACGAAGAACTGA
- a CDS encoding phosphatidylserine decarboxylase family protein, with protein sequence MADRAVGIPFAKEGIPFIAVPAGVTLLTGLVGWSFVAFFSGIATLFSAWFFRNPTRVIPQGPNLIVAPGDGKIIAVEEEFEPRYLKERSIRVTIFLNVFDVHINRLPCDGMVENVQYQPGLFMVASKPEATFMNEQNALMIKTDEGIKVLCVQVAGLIARRIVCWISPHDRAVRGERYGLIRFGSRMDTFLPVGTTLRVAVGQRVKGGETILGELP encoded by the coding sequence ATGGCGGATCGTGCAGTCGGTATCCCATTTGCGAAAGAGGGAATTCCCTTCATTGCGGTTCCTGCTGGCGTTACACTGTTGACGGGATTGGTGGGGTGGTCTTTCGTCGCGTTCTTCAGTGGCATCGCGACGCTGTTTTCAGCATGGTTTTTCAGGAACCCAACCAGAGTTATCCCGCAAGGTCCGAACCTCATCGTGGCTCCAGGCGATGGCAAAATCATTGCTGTCGAGGAAGAATTTGAACCGAGGTATCTAAAAGAACGCAGCATCCGGGTGACGATCTTTTTGAATGTATTCGACGTCCATATCAATCGATTGCCCTGCGACGGGATGGTTGAAAATGTGCAGTATCAGCCTGGGTTGTTCATGGTGGCAAGTAAGCCGGAAGCCACATTCATGAACGAACAGAATGCATTGATGATCAAGACAGACGAGGGAATTAAAGTCTTGTGCGTGCAAGTGGCTGGGTTGATTGCTCGGCGCATCGTGTGTTGGATTTCACCACATGATCGAGCCGTTCGGGGTGAACGATATGGCCTGATTCGTTTCGGGTCGCGCATGGATACCTTTCTTCCCGTCGGCACCACACTGCGGGTGGCAGTGGGGCAACGGGTGAAGGGTGGAGAAACCATCCTAG